The genomic region TCTAAGTCGCACCATAGCTGAAGATAGTCGCTAGGTAGCTTTGGCTTTGTAGGATAGATTTGAGCTAACTGTTCCACACAAAGGCGCAAATGAGTCGTTTTGCCATGTAGAGGGTCTAGATTTTGGTCGCTAGGATCGACAATCCAACGCTGCGGTTGAGTGCGATCGAGCCAACTACGTAATTCTTTACTTGTAGGCAATTCCCCGATTTGGATCGCCACATCAGGCTTGAGTTTATCTGCTAGTTGCGGTTGCCGGAGAATTAAATCGTAGGTAGAAATGAGATAGGGATTGAGTTCGGCATAGTTTCTTGCTGGAGATAACCCCTCCGCTAGAACTGGAAATTTCACTGTTTTAGCAAGTTGAGCGATCGCCCCACAATATTCTCGCGGGTCCTGTGGTTGGGCAATACCAGCGATGATAATACCGCGTTCGAGCTGTTGCCAAGAGATAGGTAAGGGCGGGTTTAACCCAGAGATCTCTTGACTCATAAACAATCTTGATAAACCCGCCCTTACAGAAGCAGTAGGGGCGATCGGCTGTGCGTCCGCACGGGAACCGGTTTCGATCCCAGCAAAAAAGTCTTCTAATTCTAGTTGGGAAAATATAAATTCAGAATTATTGCCATCGGGTATGGGTGCGAGGGGATCGCGAAAAGGTATATTGAGATGAACGACACCGGAGACGGGGTATAGCGCCCGTTCCCACGCATAAATCGCTGTTTGGCGCAAATATCTTAGTGTCGAGATTTCTAAAGATGGTAGAGCTAATTCTGCTTGCCAGTTAGGATAGGAGCCAAATAACTTTAACTGATCGATCGTTTGTCCAGAATGGCAGTGTCTCAGTTCAGGAGGTCGATCGGCTGTTAGAACTATTAAAGGCACTCGACTTTCCCTTGCTTCCACGATCGCGGGATAGCAGTTAACTCCAGCCGTACCGGAGGTGACGACGACAATTACAGGTTTACTCGTTTGTTTAGCAATTCCCAAGGCAAAAAAGGCAGCAGAACGCTCATCTAACACGGAAATTGCCTCAACTTCTGAGGCTTGCACGAAAGCAATTGTCAGTGGGGTAGAACGCGAACCAGGACAAATGACAGCAGTAGTGAGTCCCAACCGTCGCCATGTTTCTACCAAAATAGAGGCACAAGCAGAATTTGTATTTCTTAAATCGATTGACATTGCGATCGCACAAACTATTAAGTAGTCATCAGTTAGTCATTCAGTTATCAGTGGCTAGTGGCTGTTGGCTGGTGACCAGAATTGAGTCCAGCTACTAGCAACCAGCCACTAGTCACTCACGACTCACGACTCACTTCCCAACGACCAACAACCAACGAAAAAATGCTTTGTAAAACTATCAACACAAAAATTCACGCTCAAACGGTAGAGTAAACGATCAGGTATCTAATAACACTTTATGGCGCAACGCTACATTCGAGTTCAATCTCTAGAGGGACGCATCCACTACGGCATACTCCAACTTAGCTTGGAAGTTCTGCTATTAGATGCGCCACCTTGGCTACAAGGACAGCCTACGCAGGAAAGCTTAACACCAGATGAATATCAGATCCTCGCACCTTGCGCTCCCTCCAAAATCGTAGCAGTGGGTAAAAACTACGTGGAACATGCAGCAGAAATGGGTTCAAGCGTACCGAAGGAACCTTTGTTGTTTCTGAAGCCACCTTCAGCAGTGATTGCCACGGCGACGGAAATTAAATACCCGCAACAGTCGAGACGGGTAGACTATGAAGGAGAATTAGCTTTAGTGATTGGCGATCGCACGTCAGATTGTACGCCAGAACAAGCACAGAAAAAAATTTGGGGCTACACGATCGCCAACGATATCACAGCGCGAGATTTACAAAGGCAGGACAGTCAGTGGACGCGAGCCAAGGGATTTGATACCTTTTGCCCCCTCGGTCCTTGGATCGTCAGAGAAATCAATCCATCTGCCCAGCTACAGACATTTTTAAACGATAACCCACACCCCGTACAATCTGCCAGCATCGAAGAAATGGTCTATTCTCCATCTGTCCTCGTGTCCTACATCAGTCAAGTCATGACGCTGTTACCTGGGGATGTCGTCTTGACTGGAACTCCTCCTGGGGTAGGAGCGCTGAATGCAGGCGATCGCATCCGCGTTGAGATTGAAGGGATTGGTCGCTTAGAAAATACTGTAATTTTAAGGTACGCCAACGAGAATTTTGAATCGACAATTCAAAACTTATAATTTTTTCATGACTAAAGCGACAAGGTTGTTCAGAGCAGTAAAATGTGCAATCGACTTTCAGAAAATAGATAAGTCTCTTGCACTCAGATCGCCAATGACCAATGACTAATGACCGATGGCAAAATATCTATCTCACCTGCATATGAACTGCATCAGAGAGAGCGGGAATTTCTGCGTATTTCCCTCTTAGAGACTGAGTCACAGCAAACGCTACAGATGCCACTATTCCAAGGAAAATTGTACTGGCTATAGTCTGCGTGGCAAAACTAGCCCCAGGAATTGGAGCCAAAATTGGCAGTACCAAACCACACAAAAATATCACAATATCAATTAAAATTGCTTGCATGGTGTTGAAACGAATAAAGTGGCTGATGCTTTCATTTCTAACTACCAATAGATATAAAGCAAAAAAGACAATTAGACTAGCAAAAGGTATACTACTGTATATTTGCAATAAAGGTATCAGCGGTAGAAATAAATATTGTAGAACTGGAAATTCTCGCAGTAAGAAAACGCCAAATGCAAATCCATGCATCAAGGGCAGCAAATATGGCAAACAAGCAAAAATTCGCTCTTGCACTGTAGTAGTCCCGCGCCAAGCCATTATTTATTCTCCTAACAGATTTTATTGAATTTAACTCTTCATATGCACAGGATAGCGCAGGTTTTATAGTTATCAGTTGTCAGCGACCAGCGACCGATGACCAGTGACTAGTTAATTGCGACTTGCGACTTGCGGCTTGCAACGCACTACCATCATTCAACATTGGCAATGCGGAAGCCCATCATGCATTCGTACTGATCTGGTTGTCCTGGGGAGAGTTTAGGTACAGCTTGACCACAGCGTAATTGTCCTTGTCTCCAACGTGGCTGTCCAGCACGATCGGCAAGCAAACAGCTTTGGCAAACTTGCTGAGGGGCAAGGATTCGATCTTCCATCAAAATCACTAACATCCAGATCCCTCCAGAATATCCCATAATCCCTTAAGTCAATTTTATGCTAGTCACTCAGAAAGAGTGTTATAAGGCATACAGAGCTTAATATGAGGGGTGCGGAGAGAGGAGCGAGGAGTGAGGGAAAGATAGGGGTGAGGAGCGAGGAGTAAGAGATGAGAGGAAGGCTGAACCACAGAGGCTAAAGATGAAGATTTTTACCGATCGCAAGTCACAGCTAACAGCTCTCCGACTCCCTCAGGTTGCTCAACTTTCTTTCCACCTCCTGACCGCTTACTACCGACTCATTCCTAATTTTTTCCCTGACTCCTCGCTCCTCGCTCCTCGCCCCTATCTCTTTGAGTTAAAGTATCTATGTTGAGTTATGCTGTCTGCAAATTTTGATTGATGGTGTGGTTTCGGAAAACGCGATCGCTCCTATTAATCTAGACAGGTACAGTCGTGTAAATTGCTTAAGGTTAACCACAGTGTCTTCGACTAACTTAGATTTACTTGCTTCCTCCGATCCGGTTGTGGCTGAATTAATTAGCAGCGAACTTCAGCGCCAGCGTGACCACTTAGAATTAATTGCTAGTGAAAACTTTACTTCGGCTGCTGTTTTAGCCGCCCAAGGTTCGGTATTGACCAATAAATATGCTGAAGGCTTACCTGGAAAGCGTTATTACGGCGGTTGTGAATATATCGATCGCGTCGAGCAATTAGCGATCGATCGCGTCAAGCAGCTGTTTGGTGCAGCTCATGCCAACGTTCAACCCCATTCCGGCGCTCAAGCTAATTTCGCCGTCTTCATGACTCTGCTAGAGCCAGGAGACGCAATTATGGGTATGGATCTATCCCACGGCGGACATTTAACCCACGGTTCGCCGGTTAATTTCTCTGGGAAGTGGTTTAAAGTCCACCATTACGGCGTGAATCCCCAGACAGAACAATTAGACTACGACCAAATTCGGGAATTGGCGCTGCAACATCGTCCTAAGCTACTCATTTGCGGTTATTCTGCTTATCCACGCATAATTGACTTTGAAAAGTTTAGAGCGATCGCCGATGAAGTTGGTGCTTACTTATTAGCCGATATCGCTCACATTGCTGGATTAGTTGCTACTGGCTTGCATCCTAACCCCATTCCCTACTGCGATGTGGTCACGACAACCACACATAAAACTTTGCGCGGACCAAGAGGTGGATTGATTCTCACTCGCGATCCCGAACTGGGGAAAAAACTAGACAAATCCGTGTTTCCTGGTAGCCAAGGCGGACCTTTGGAACACGTCATCGCAGCGAAAGCAGTTGCCTTTGGCGAAGCATTGCAGCCTCAATTCAAAACTTATGCAGCTCGAGTTATTGAAAATGCTAAAGCTATGGCTGCTCAATTACAAAACAGAGGCTTCAAACTCGTATCCAACGGTACAGAAAATCATTTGATGCTGGTTGACTTGCGCTGTATTGGCATGACAGGTAAAGAAGGCGATCGCCTTTTAGGTGAAACAAATATCACCGCTAATAAGAATACAGTCCCCTTCGATACAGAATCGCCTTTTGTGACAAGTGGTATCCGTTTGGGTTCTCCAGCCATGACCACACGAGGCATGGGCACGGAAGAATTTACCGAAATTGCCAATATTATCGCCGATCGCCTGCTACATTCTCAAGATGATACCGTAGCGCAAGACTGTCGCCGCCGAGTCGCGGCATTGTGCGATCGCTTCCCCCTCTATCCGCATCTCAACGTTCCCGTACCTGCCCTTGCCTAACGGAGTGATTAGGAGCGAGGAGCGAGGAGTGAGGGAATAATTTAAGATGCAAAACAAACAATACAATATTTCTAATTTTTCCCTGCTACTCCTACAGTCCTTATCCTAACTGCCCTCGCTCCTCACTCCTCACCCCTAACTCCTCATTTATATGAGTGCTGAAATCATTTGTGTTGGAACTGAATTACTGCTGGGCGATATTCTCAACACCAACGCGCAATTTTTAGCTCAGCAATTAGCAAATCTGGGAATTCCCCATTACTATCAAACTGTAGTGGGAGATAATCCTGCAAGAATCAAACACGCAATTCAAGTCGCTTTAGAACGAACATCAACTCAGGATAACTCGACTCAAGTTCTCATTTTTACAGGCGGTTTAGGTCCTACGCCCGACGATCTAACCCACGAAACTTTAGCCGATTTCTTTGGCGTACCACTCGCAGAACACCAAGAAATTATTGAAGACATTACCCGCAAATATGCTGCACGCGGGCGAAAAATGTCTCCTAGCAATCGTAAGCAAGCTCTACTACCTAAAGGTGCGGCAATCTTACCTAATCCAGGTGGAACCGCTCCAGGTATTCTCTGGCAACCGCGATCTGGAGTGGCAATTCTCACCTTTCCTGGCGTACCGTCGGAAATGCAGCGAATGTGGCAAGAAACAGCCGTGCCTTACCTTAAGAGTCTGGGTTACGGTCAAGAAATTATTTATAGCCAAACTTTGAAATTCTGGGGTGTTGCCGAAGCAGCTCTAGCAGAAAAAGCAGCAGCCTTTCTCAATTTACCTAACCCTACCGTTGCTCCTTATGCCAGCCAGGGAGAGGTGAAGTTGCGTGTTTCGGCAAAAGCAACTTCACCCGAAACAGCCAAGCAAATTATTGCTCCAGTAGCTCGACAATTGCAGGAAATTGGAGACTTAAATTATTTCGGTTCTGACGAAGAAACTTTAGCCTCGGCAGTCGGTAAATTGTTAACTGCGGCGGGAGAAACTCTGAGTGTGGCGGAATCCTGCACGGGTGGCGGTTTAGGGCAGATGCTCACGGACATATCAGGTAGTTCTAGATATTTCTGGGGGGGAGTTATTTCCTACGACAATGCGGTAAAAATTTCTGTTTTGGGCGTTAATCCTGATGATTTGAGTCAATTTGGCGCTGTCAGCGCGATCGTCGCCGAACAAATGGCAGCAGGAGTGCGATCGCGTCTCGGTACGACTTGGGGTTTGAGCATCACGGGAATTGCCGGACCCGATGGTGGTACGGCAACTAAACCTGTTGGCTTAGTGTATATCGGTTTGGCGGGAGCTGATGGCAAGGTTCAAAGTTTTGAAAATCATTTCGGAGCTGGACGCGATCGCGCTCTGATTCGCCATATCAGCGCCTGCACCGCTCTCGATCTCTTGCGTCGTCAGTTAAGAACTAGTGACCAGTAACCAGTGACCAGTGAATTGCGACTTGTGACTTGTCCCCACACCCGATTCATCCTTGCCTCTCGCCAGTTCTTCTCACGCATCACTTTTACTGATACTTATTCCCTCAAAAGAGAGATGTGTCTGCTGTTGGAATTTGTGATATCTTTATATTAAATAAAAAAGTTAGACTCTCACCCTCGCTTTCCAAACGAAATGTTGGTAGAGCAGAGGAAACAAACAGTGAAAGCGGTTGAGAAGAAGTAGCTACGCTACATTTTGACTTGAAAAAGTTAAACTTTGTGTGCTAGCAACAGCAAAAAGCTAAGCAAATATAAAGAAAAAGTAGCGGAAAAATCAAGAGCGCACAAAGATAGATTCCAATCGATTATCATCAAGAAATCAAGGTAGTTTTGCAGGAGTAATCGGTTCGATGGATTACATAGATCGGGTACTGGAAAAGCTGAAAGAATGGGCGCGCAAGCTAATTGAAGCCTTGCTAGGACCGGAAGCTGAACCGGAACCAGAGCCGATCCCAATTCCAGTTGATGACCGCCGCACTCGTCGTCACAGATAAGTATCGAACAGGCTTGAATGGCGTGTCTTCTAATTCGTCACCGATCAAAGTTATCGTGCTTCATGGACCGAATTTGAACCTACTGGGAGCAAGAGAGCCAGGAATTTATGGTTCGGTGACGTTGGCAGAAATCGATAGTATGTTAGTGGCAGAAGGGGATCGGCTGCAAGCCGAAGTAGAGGCGATGCAGTCTAACCATGAAGGCGTGTTAGTGGATGCGATCCAAGCAGCTAAGCCGAAATTCCAGGGAATTTTGATTAATGCGGGTGCTTATACCCATACAAGCGTGGCGCTGCGAGATGCGATCGCTGCGGTAAAAATTCCTACAGTAGAAGTTCATTTAAGTAATATCTATCAACGAGAATCTTTTCGCCATCACTCCTATATTTCAGCTGTGGCAATCGGGCAAATTAGTGGTTTTGGCGTACAGAGCTATCGCTTAGGTTTACACGCCTTGATTCACCATATCAGGCACTCTAATTAATGAGTTACTCGATTCATAGTCGATTTCGCGGCACGATGCTGGGAATGGCAGTTGGCGAGGTCGCAAACCACCCTAAACTTAAGGCGATATTATCTGAAAGGGCAATCGATAACTCATCCCAATCGGGGTTGCTCAACTCAGTATTGCAAGGAATAAAGACTTTAATCGCGCTCGGTAGGTTCGATTACGAAGCGTGGCACAAATCCATGACAAAAGAGTTGACTGGTAATCCAATCGCTTCACCTTTAACAACTCTTCCCATATCAGTATTTTTTCATGAGAATGAGTTGAAGCTGCGGCAAAATTTGCAACTGGCGCTAGTCGCGATCGCTCGGGATGAGCCAGAAAGCAGAGATGGAACCTTAGCAATAGGACAAGCAATCGCCATTGCTTTACAAGCAAAATCGAACCCAATCGAGATAATTTCCCAAGCAATTGCCTTTGTAGGAGCATCCCCAACTGCAACAGCTGCAAAACTCTCACAAGTCAAGAAGCTACTGGACGAACAAGCAGGATTGGAAAGAGCGATCGCTCA from Chroococcidiopsis sp. SAG 2025 harbors:
- the menD gene encoding 2-succinyl-5-enolpyruvyl-6-hydroxy-3-cyclohexene-1-carboxylic-acid synthase, with the translated sequence MSIDLRNTNSACASILVETWRRLGLTTAVICPGSRSTPLTIAFVQASEVEAISVLDERSAAFFALGIAKQTSKPVIVVVTSGTAGVNCYPAIVEARESRVPLIVLTADRPPELRHCHSGQTIDQLKLFGSYPNWQAELALPSLEISTLRYLRQTAIYAWERALYPVSGVVHLNIPFRDPLAPIPDGNNSEFIFSQLELEDFFAGIETGSRADAQPIAPTASVRAGLSRLFMSQEISGLNPPLPISWQQLERGIIIAGIAQPQDPREYCGAIAQLAKTVKFPVLAEGLSPARNYAELNPYLISTYDLILRQPQLADKLKPDVAIQIGELPTSKELRSWLDRTQPQRWIVDPSDQNLDPLHGKTTHLRLCVEQLAQIYPTKPKLPSDYLQLWCDLETKVRGVVDGAIANLNQPFEGKVAWILSQILPPGTPLFIANSMPVRDVEFFWMPSNSGVRPFVNRGANGIDGTLSTALGIAHHNQSSVMLTGDLALLHDTNGFLIGKKLKGHLTIVLINNNGGGIFEMLPISQFDPPFEEFFATPQDINFACLCQTYGVEHELIATWEDLRQKLKFLPASGIRVLELRTNRKADARWRQENLAKFVKGI
- a CDS encoding fumarylacetoacetate hydrolase family protein; translated protein: MAQRYIRVQSLEGRIHYGILQLSLEVLLLDAPPWLQGQPTQESLTPDEYQILAPCAPSKIVAVGKNYVEHAAEMGSSVPKEPLLFLKPPSAVIATATEIKYPQQSRRVDYEGELALVIGDRTSDCTPEQAQKKIWGYTIANDITARDLQRQDSQWTRAKGFDTFCPLGPWIVREINPSAQLQTFLNDNPHPVQSASIEEMVYSPSVLVSYISQVMTLLPGDVVLTGTPPGVGALNAGDRIRVEIEGIGRLENTVILRYANENFESTIQNL
- a CDS encoding Tic20 family protein; its protein translation is MAWRGTTTVQERIFACLPYLLPLMHGFAFGVFLLREFPVLQYLFLPLIPLLQIYSSIPFASLIVFFALYLLVVRNESISHFIRFNTMQAILIDIVIFLCGLVLPILAPIPGASFATQTIASTIFLGIVASVAFAVTQSLRGKYAEIPALSDAVHMQVR
- the glyA gene encoding serine hydroxymethyltransferase; its protein translation is MSSTNLDLLASSDPVVAELISSELQRQRDHLELIASENFTSAAVLAAQGSVLTNKYAEGLPGKRYYGGCEYIDRVEQLAIDRVKQLFGAAHANVQPHSGAQANFAVFMTLLEPGDAIMGMDLSHGGHLTHGSPVNFSGKWFKVHHYGVNPQTEQLDYDQIRELALQHRPKLLICGYSAYPRIIDFEKFRAIADEVGAYLLADIAHIAGLVATGLHPNPIPYCDVVTTTTHKTLRGPRGGLILTRDPELGKKLDKSVFPGSQGGPLEHVIAAKAVAFGEALQPQFKTYAARVIENAKAMAAQLQNRGFKLVSNGTENHLMLVDLRCIGMTGKEGDRLLGETNITANKNTVPFDTESPFVTSGIRLGSPAMTTRGMGTEEFTEIANIIADRLLHSQDDTVAQDCRRRVAALCDRFPLYPHLNVPVPALA
- a CDS encoding competence/damage-inducible protein A encodes the protein MSAEIICVGTELLLGDILNTNAQFLAQQLANLGIPHYYQTVVGDNPARIKHAIQVALERTSTQDNSTQVLIFTGGLGPTPDDLTHETLADFFGVPLAEHQEIIEDITRKYAARGRKMSPSNRKQALLPKGAAILPNPGGTAPGILWQPRSGVAILTFPGVPSEMQRMWQETAVPYLKSLGYGQEIIYSQTLKFWGVAEAALAEKAAAFLNLPNPTVAPYASQGEVKLRVSAKATSPETAKQIIAPVARQLQEIGDLNYFGSDEETLASAVGKLLTAAGETLSVAESCTGGGLGQMLTDISGSSRYFWGGVISYDNAVKISVLGVNPDDLSQFGAVSAIVAEQMAAGVRSRLGTTWGLSITGIAGPDGGTATKPVGLVYIGLAGADGKVQSFENHFGAGRDRALIRHISACTALDLLRRQLRTSDQ
- the aroQ gene encoding type II 3-dehydroquinate dehydratase encodes the protein MTAALVVTDKYRTGLNGVSSNSSPIKVIVLHGPNLNLLGAREPGIYGSVTLAEIDSMLVAEGDRLQAEVEAMQSNHEGVLVDAIQAAKPKFQGILINAGAYTHTSVALRDAIAAVKIPTVEVHLSNIYQRESFRHHSYISAVAIGQISGFGVQSYRLGLHALIHHIRHSN
- a CDS encoding ADP-ribosylglycohydrolase family protein — translated: MSYSIHSRFRGTMLGMAVGEVANHPKLKAILSERAIDNSSQSGLLNSVLQGIKTLIALGRFDYEAWHKSMTKELTGNPIASPLTTLPISVFFHENELKLRQNLQLALVAIARDEPESRDGTLAIGQAIAIALQAKSNPIEIISQAIAFVGASPTATAAKLSQVKKLLDEQAGLERAIAQLGQPHELSSQIALAFFCYLSTPADFRLTVQRAAISDRSGVTSAIAGALSGAYNGIASIPATQALAIGVTNQAEVLRLCDVLVAVWSGVYQQSDRATANNQIVAIAAPKIVRRR